In bacterium, one genomic interval encodes:
- the coaD gene encoding pantetheine-phosphate adenylyltransferase: MIVAVYPGSFDPFTNGHLDILNRAANLFEKVIVAASSGGRKSLTFSLEERLGFIEHAAAKFSNVQAASFSGLLVEFASRMGAKVIIRGLREISDFEYEYQMAVMNSKLAPEVETVFLSTCSDYYFVSSSLIKEVAALGGDVSGLVPPDVLTALQRKFRSAGESDGGTNLSGEGGG, from the coding sequence ATGATTGTTGCGGTTTACCCCGGCAGTTTTGACCCGTTTACCAACGGCCACCTGGACATTCTAAATCGCGCGGCGAATTTGTTTGAAAAGGTGATCGTGGCTGCTTCGTCGGGGGGCCGCAAGTCGCTGACGTTTTCACTCGAAGAAAGGCTTGGCTTCATCGAGCATGCGGCGGCGAAGTTTTCAAACGTGCAGGCGGCAAGTTTCAGCGGCCTTCTTGTGGAGTTCGCATCCCGTATGGGGGCCAAAGTTATCATCAGAGGTCTCCGTGAAATCAGTGATTTCGAGTATGAGTACCAAATGGCCGTGATGAACAGCAAGCTTGCGCCGGAAGTGGAGACCGTGTTTTTGAGTACATGCAGCGATTATTACTTTGTTTCGAGCAGCTTGATCAAGGAAGTCGCGGCGCTCGGCGGAGATGTTTCCGGACTGGTCCCGCCCGATGTTTTGACGGCACTGCAAAGGAAGTTCCGTTCCGCAGGTGAATCCGACGGAGGAACAAATCTTTCCGGTGAGGGTGGAGGTTAA
- a CDS encoding tryptophanase, whose protein sequence is MPIEPYRIKATEPVRLLTRSRRLAAINRADFNPFNLRSEDIYVDLLTDSGTGSMTDRQWAALLRGDESYAGSRSFYAFKETVSDLFGFDYVLPAHQGRSAELVVMTHFIKKGMVSPGNIHFDTTTAHIEFQGGIAKSFVVSNAMDIDDLSPFKGNIDTGRLGAFLSKNSANTGLVVLTLTCNSGGGQPVSLANIREVSKTVRKFGVPLFFDAARITENAYFIKTREYGYAGKSIRSILRECCKYADGMWMSAKKDGLGNIGGFIAVRDPALYDELKQYTILFDGFVTYGGLAGRDLEALAVGLREATDIDYLRWRTGQVAALGAMLEDGGVRCMKPFGGHAIYIDASSFLPHIPPSKYPGQALAVYGYIEGGVRSCEIGPILRGRDPKTGKDRPGLDLVRLAIPRRVYTMNHLEHVAETFIKLRQKSSLLRGMKFTYEAPRLRHFSSKFGWAD, encoded by the coding sequence ATGCCAATCGAACCTTACCGCATTAAAGCAACCGAGCCCGTGCGTCTTTTGACCAGAAGCAGGCGGCTTGCAGCCATCAACAGGGCTGATTTCAACCCTTTCAACCTCCGCTCGGAGGATATTTACGTGGATTTGCTCACGGACAGCGGAACCGGCTCGATGACCGACAGACAGTGGGCCGCACTTCTGCGCGGCGATGAATCCTATGCCGGCAGCAGGAGCTTTTACGCGTTCAAGGAAACGGTAAGCGATCTATTCGGATTCGATTACGTTCTTCCCGCACATCAAGGAAGGAGTGCGGAACTTGTCGTGATGACACATTTCATCAAGAAAGGAATGGTCAGCCCCGGCAACATTCATTTCGATACGACAACCGCGCATATCGAATTCCAGGGCGGAATCGCAAAATCGTTTGTAGTAAGCAACGCCATGGATATTGACGACCTGTCACCTTTCAAGGGCAACATTGACACAGGTCGTTTGGGCGCTTTCCTGTCGAAGAACTCGGCGAACACCGGATTGGTGGTTTTAACTTTGACCTGTAATTCCGGTGGAGGCCAGCCGGTTTCCCTTGCCAACATCCGCGAGGTCTCAAAAACCGTACGAAAATTCGGAGTCCCGCTGTTTTTCGACGCCGCACGAATTACGGAGAACGCTTATTTCATAAAAACCAGGGAATATGGATACGCAGGCAAATCTATACGCTCGATACTTCGGGAGTGCTGCAAATACGCCGACGGAATGTGGATGAGCGCCAAAAAAGACGGCCTTGGCAACATCGGCGGTTTCATTGCGGTCAGGGATCCTGCCCTATACGACGAGCTTAAGCAGTACACGATTTTGTTCGATGGATTCGTGACTTACGGAGGGCTGGCGGGCCGAGATCTCGAAGCCTTGGCAGTCGGCCTTCGCGAAGCGACTGACATAGATTACCTTCGATGGCGCACCGGACAGGTCGCCGCGCTCGGAGCAATGCTTGAGGACGGCGGCGTACGCTGCATGAAACCGTTCGGCGGACACGCAATTTATATTGATGCAAGCAGCTTTCTTCCCCATATACCCCCTTCGAAATATCCCGGACAGGCGCTTGCGGTGTACGGATACATCGAAGGCGGCGTCCGAAGCTGCGAGATCGGGCCGATATTGCGGGGGCGGGATCCCAAAACAGGCAAAGACAGGCCGGGATTGGACTTGGTTCGGCTGGCGATTCCGCGCAGGGTTTACACGATGAATCATCTTGAACATGTGGCGGAAACGTTTATAAAACTTCGGCAGAAATCGAGCTTGCTGCGCGGTATGAAATTCACGTACGAAGCTCCCCGACTGCGGCATTTTTCAAGCAAATTCGGTTGGGCTGACTAG